In the genome of Cryptomeria japonica chromosome 8, Sugi_1.0, whole genome shotgun sequence, one region contains:
- the LOC131074186 gene encoding BES1/BZR1 homolog protein 3, giving the protein MTSGNRLPTSNERENNKKRERKRRAIAAKIFAGLRLYGNYKLPKHCDNNEVLKALCNEAGWTVEPDGTTYRHTPGMKISEPNGSLIPWLKGLGENGGNRLVSPRVLPPVQIMNGGHCSDPVTPPLCSPNGLEYICRSNLNSPSGSSWPSPGVSGQTVGVNGCHCGVGLICIEESSFSFASLNSANKGFALPASKASSKHCSDLGIDYACGMSGEVMEGKINDRDEGCLRAWEDEKICHLVSQEPELDLTLGLSKIGAT; this is encoded by the exons ATGACGTCGGGAAACAGGCTGCCAACGAGCAATGAGCGAGAGAACAATAAGAAACGGGAGAGGAAGAGAAGAGCAATTGCTGCAAAGATATTTGCAGGGCTTAGGCTCTACGGGAACTACAAGCTTCCCAAGCACTGTGATAACAATGAAGTTCTCAAAGCCCTCTGCAACGAGGCCGGTTGGACGGTTGAACCGGATGGAACAACCTACCGGCACACACCG GGTATGAAGATTTCCGAGCCAAATGGGTCTCTGATTCCATGGCTAAAAGGTTTGGGGGAAAATGGTGGGAACAGGCTGGTGAGTCCTAGAGTTTTGCCCCCTGTGCAGATTATGAATGGTGGGCATTGCAGTGATCCGGTCACTCCACCTCTGTGCTCTCCGAATGGGTTGGAATACATTTGCAGGTCTAATCTTAACTCGCCCTCTGGTTCTTCTTGGCCTTCACCGGGGGTTTCAGGTCAGACTGTGGGTGTTAATGGCTGCCATTGTGGAGTTGGACTGATTTGTATTGAAgaatcttctttttcttttgcttcctTGAATTCTGCAAATAAAGGGTTTGCCCTGCCTGCTTCTAAAGCTTCCAGTAAACATTGCTCTGATCTGGGTATTGATTATGCTTGTGGTATGAGTGGTGAGGTTATGGAGGGAAAGATAAATGACAGAGATGAGGGGTGTTTAAGGGCTTGGGAGGATGAGAAGATATGTCATCTGGTTTCTCAGGAACCTGAACTGGACTTAACGCTTGGGCTTTCTAAGATTGGGGCAACGTAA